One Triplophysa dalaica isolate WHDGS20190420 chromosome 11, ASM1584641v1, whole genome shotgun sequence genomic window carries:
- the plaua gene encoding plasminogen activator, urokinase a, with the protein MKSAFRILLLTCALCFIEATYRWHDPRILARREAGECMPDGSDESKYGGKVSVTVNGRICVPWDSIPIRRHLALSLMNCHHNFCRNPGDSLRPWCMVRRGKRLIKESCDIPTSETKTTTSPPAPEPPKQDTEFTCGERNLPRMSKIIGGSRSSVETQPWMAAIFIGKGFVCGGTLIAPCWVLTAAHCFPSGGKTKIWKYSVSLGRNSISETDSKEQKFMVSRLVVHRGFDYTTENFTHDIALLKIVNGDGKCAMKTNSVRTACLPPFQQMVPSGFYCEISGYGRYQRGGSEYSRHLKTARVELISQSDCQHKYYNTDEVNRYMFCAADRNWEEDACQGDSGGPLVCEINNTMFLFGIISWGKQCAEKSNPGVYTKVTNYNQWIRKQTDLDAYTKGSRFPQKD; encoded by the exons ATGAAGAGCGCTTTCAGGATATTACTGTTAACATGTGCTCTGTGTTTCATTGAAGCG ACATACCGTTGGCATGACCCTCGTATTCTAGCACGCA GGGAGGCTGGTGAATGCATGCCTGATGGAAGTGATGAAAGCAAATATGGAGGAAAAGTGTCAGTAACAGTCAATGGACGAATTTGTGTTCCCTGGGATTCAATCCCAATCAGAAGACATCTGGCCCTTTCCCTTATGAACTGCCATCATAACTTCTGCAG GAATCCAGGTGACAGCTTAAGGCCTTGGTGTATGGTAAGAAGAGGAAAACGTCTGATCAAAGAAAGCTGTGACATTCCCACCAGTGAAACAAAGACGA CCACAAGTCCACCAGCACCTGAACCACCTAAGCAAGACACAG AATTTACATGTGGGGAGCGAAATTTACCCCGTATGTCAAAGATTATTGGAGGATCAAGGTCATCTGTTGAAACTCAGCCTTGGATGGCAGCTATCTTCATTGGAAAGGGGTTTGTTTGTGGAGGAACTCTCATTGCTCCATGCTGGGTCCTCACTGCAGCTCACTGTTTCCCTTCAGG tgggaaaacaaaaatatggaaaTACTCTGTCTCTTTGGGAAGGAATTCCATCAGTGAAACTGACTCAAAAGAGCAGAAATTCATGGTGAGCCGACTTGTGGTCCATCGAGGCTTTGACTACACAACTGAAAACTTCACCCATGACATTG CTCTACTGAAGATAGTTAACGGGGATGGCAAATGTGCCATGAAGACAAACTCGGTGAGAACCGCCTGCCTTCCTCCATTCCAGCAAATGGTTCCCTCAGGATTCTACTGCGAAATTTCCGGATATGGAAGATATCAAAGGG GTGGCTCTGAATATTCACGACATCTGAAAACGGCTCGGGTCGAACTTATTTCACAGAGTGACTGccagcacaagtattacaatACGGACGAAGTCAACAGATACATGTTTTGCGCAGCTGACAGAAATTGGGAAGAAGATGCTTGCCAG GGTGATTCTGGAGGGCCCTTAGTATGcgaaataaataacacaatgttCCTATTCGGTATCATTAGCTGGGGAAAACAGTGTGCGGAAAAGTCAAATCCAGGGGTTTACACAAAAGTCACCAATTATAACCAATGGATAAGAAAGCAAACGGATTTAGACGCATATACAAAAGGTTCCAGGTTTCCACAGAAGGATTAA